CGCCCCCGGCCGCCGCGCGGCGGCGTCGGCCTGGGGGGTGGCGAGCTGCACCCGGAACCGGCGGTACGCGGCCGGGTCGGCGCGCCCGCCCGTGAACACGACCATCGAGCCGACGGAGTGGCGGCCGTGCAGCGTGGAGATGTCGAAGCACTCGATGCGCAGCGGCGGCGCGGGCAGCGCCAGCGCGCTCTCGAGCTGGGCGAGCGCCTCGTTCGTGCGCTGCTCGTCGTAGCGCGTGCGGTGGATGAACCGCGCGAGCGTGTGACGCGCGTTGGTCTCGGCCATCTCGAGCAGGCGGCGCTTCTCGCCGCGCTCGGGCACGCGCAGTGCGACCTTGGCGCCGCGCAGCCCCGCGAGCCACTCCTCCACCGGCTCCGGATCGCACGGCAGCGCAGGCAGCAGCACCTCACGCGGGACGTGGCTGGCCTCGGAGTAGTAGCGCACGAGGAAGCCCTCGACGAGTTCCTCCAGCGGCACGTCGAGCCCCTTGTCGAGCACGATCTCGTTGCCGAGGACCACGCGCCCGCCTCGCACGACGAGCACCTGCACGCCCGCGACGGTCTCCTCGCGCCAGACGCCCACGACGTCGGCGTCGATCGGCGACTCCGAGACGATGCGCTGGCGCTCGAGCACCTTGCGCACCGCGTCGAGCGACGTGCGCAGGCGCGCGGCGCGCTCGTAGTCGAGCTCGGCCGAGGACGCGTACATCTCGCGCTCGATGTCGTCGAGCGCGCGCTGCTGCCGCCCCTCGAGGAACGCGAGCACCTTGGCGACGGTCTCCGCGTACTCCTCGCGCGTGATCGCGCCCACGCACGGGCCCGGGCCTTTGCCGACGTGGCGGTCGAAGCACGGCCGCCCCACCGGCGCGCCGCTACGAGCGTTGACGCGCTTCCACTCCGCGCAGGTCGCGCGGCAGATCGGGTGGATGCGACGCACCGTGTCGATGGTCTCGCGCGCGGCTTTGGCGTCGGTGTACGGGCCGAAGTAGCGCACGCCGCCGCGGTGCTTCTCGCGCGTGTACTTGATCGCCGGGAACGGGTCGGCGAGCGTGACGGCGATGAACGGGTACGTCTTGTCGTCGCGGTAGTCGACGTTGTAGCGCGGCCGGTGCTCCTTGATGAGGTTGGCCTCGAGGATGAGCGACTCGACCTCGGAATCGGTGACGAGCCAGTCGAGCTGCGCGGCCTCAGCCATG
Above is a window of Actinomycetota bacterium DNA encoding:
- the uvrC gene encoding excinuclease ABC subunit UvrC; protein product: MVQPPVRRVPRQPRRAPDLRGAPARRGAGVRARLRPPPMPARAPKVAPELSRQAAGAPDAPGVYLWKAADGTVLYVGKAKSLRKRVRQYTALADERASVPLLMAEAAQLDWLVTDSEVESLILEANLIKEHRPRYNVDYRDDKTYPFIAVTLADPFPAIKYTREKHRGGVRYFGPYTDAKAARETIDTVRRIHPICRATCAEWKRVNARSGAPVGRPCFDRHVGKGPGPCVGAITREEYAETVAKVLAFLEGRQQRALDDIEREMYASSAELDYERAARLRTSLDAVRKVLERQRIVSESPIDADVVGVWREETVAGVQVLVVRGGRVVLGNEIVLDKGLDVPLEELVEGFLVRYYSEASHVPREVLLPALPCDPEPVEEWLAGLRGAKVALRVPERGEKRRLLEMAETNARHTLARFIHRTRYDEQRTNEALAQLESALALPAPPLRIECFDISTLHGRHSVGSMVVFTGGRADPAAYRRFRVQLATPQADAAARRPGA